A single region of the Phyllostomus discolor isolate MPI-MPIP mPhyDis1 chromosome 14, mPhyDis1.pri.v3, whole genome shotgun sequence genome encodes:
- the ATP5PB gene encoding ATP synthase F(0) complex subunit B1, mitochondrial translates to MLSRVVLSAAAAAGPSLKSAALLGPGVLQATRIFHTGQPSLAPVPPLPEYGGKVRHGLIPEEFFQFLYPKTGVTGPYMLGTGLILYFLSKEIYVVTPETISAISTIGLLVFMVKKYGASVGEFADKLNEQKIAQLEEAKQASMKGIQDAIDLEKSQQALVQKRHYLFDVQRNNIAMALEVTYRERLHRVYREVKSRLDYHISVQDMMRRKEQEHMINWVEKHVVQSISAQQEKETISKCISDLKLLAKKAQAQPIM, encoded by the exons ATGCTGTCTCGAGTGGTACTTTCCGCTGCCGCCGCAGCAG GCCCCTCTCTGAAGAGCGCAGCCCTCCTCGGACCAGG GGTGTTGCAGGCAACCAGGATCTTCCACACTGGACAGCCAAGCCTGGCCCCTGTGCCGCCTCTTCCAGAATATGGAGGGAAAGTTCGCCACGGGCTGATCCCCGAGGAATTCTTCCAGTTCCTTTATCCTAAAACCGGCGTAACAG GACCCTATATGCTCGGAACTGGGCTCATCCTGTATTTCCTGTCCAAAGAAATATACGTGGTCACTCCCGAGACCATTTCTGCCATATCAACCATAGGGCTGCTCGTCTTTATGGTGAAAAAGTACGGCGCCTCTGTCGGGGAGTTCGCTGATAAACTCAACGAG CAAAAAATCGCCCAGCTAGAAGAAGCGAAGCAGGCTTCCATGAAAGGCATCCAGGATGCAATTGATCTGGAGAAGTCGCAGCAGGCGCTGGTTCAAAAGCGCCATTACCTGTTTGATGTCCAGAGG AATAACATCGCCATGGCCCTGGAGGTCACCTACCGGGAGCGGCTGCACAGAGTGTACAGGGAGGTGAAGAGCCGCCTGGACTACCACATCTCCGTGCAGGACATGATGCGGCGGAAGGAGCAGGAGCACATGATAAATTGGGTGGAGAAGCACGTGGTGCAGAGCATCTCCGCACAGCAG GAGAAGGAGACGATCTCCAAGTGCATCTCGGATCTGAAGCTGCTTGCAAAGAAGGCCCAGGCGCAGCCGATCATGTAA